CACGATCGAGCCGGTGAAGGTGACCGATACCCTCTCGGTCGTCTCGATGGCGTTTCTGCTTCCCGAGAAGACCAGCCCGGTTATCTGGCGCGGGCCGATGAAAATGGGTGTCATCCGCCAGTTCCTCGAAGAAGTGCACTGGGGGAGCCTCGATTATCTCGTCGTCGACCTCCCGCCGGGGACGGGTGACGAGGCGCTCACCATCGCACAGATCGCCCCGAACATCGCCGGCGCCGTAGTGGTGACGACCCCGCAGGCCGTCGCGATCCTCGATATCAGCAAGGCGGTGCGGTTCGCACAGGAGATCGGCCTTCGGGTGATGGGGATTATCGAGAACATGAGCGGCTTGGTCTGCCCCCACTGCGGGAAGGAGATCGAGGTCTTCGGCAGCGGCGGGGGAGAACAGGCCGCCCGGGATCTCGGCGTGCCGTTTCTCGGCTCCATCCCCCTCGATCCGATGATGCGCAAAGCGGGGGACGTTGGAAGGCCGTTCATCCTCCGGGGCCCGGGTACCGGCCCGGAGAATCCGACGTGGCGGCAGGTCGACCGTGTCATGGAGAATTTAATCGCGGCGATTGAAAAAGCGGCGTGACCGGGGAGGCCGGCGACACGGGGAATGTCCGGCCAGACCGGATCCGGGAGACAAACCATGACGGTTCGTGCCGTCGGCACGTTCTTTTCCTTTTTGCGGCGGCAGGCGCCCGGATTGAGCACATCCCTCTACCGGGGGAGGGAATTATATAGATGGCGGGAGATGAAACCCAGTACATGGTTCAGGAGATGCACCCTCCCGCCGGCACTGCACCCCCGAAGAAAAAACCCCGGAAATCCAGAAGAAGACTGAAAGTAGCTGTATTCTGCTGGGAGTCGCTCTATGCCGAGCGGGTCGGCGGGCTCGCTCCGGTCGCCACCGCTCTTGCCGAAAAGATCGCCGGGGATCACGAGGTGCATTTCTTTACCCGCGGACCGTCCGGTGACCAGGATATCCACGGCGTCCATTACCACTACTGTGTTCCGTCGGGGCCGAATATCGTCGCGTACTGCCGTGACATGAGCGCGAAGCTTTTCGAGCGGTTCCGCGACTATGATTCGCCTCCCTTCGATCTCATCCACTTTCACGACTGGCACTTCGTGGACACCCTCCGGGAGCTGAAGAATCGAAACACGGTAATATCGTTCCATTCCACTGAATACGGCAGGAACGGTGGAAATTTCGGCGACTGGTGGGAGTTCGGCGAGATCTCGGGAATGGAGTGGTTCGCAGCCCACATTGCACACCAGATCATCACCGTCTCGCGGACAACACGGGACGAAATCGTCAAACTCTACCACGTACCCGAAACCAGGATCCGTGTCATCCCGAACGGCATCGATCCCGACCGGTACCGGCTGCCGGTCGACGCCGGCACCGTCAAGCGGGAGTACGGCATCGACCCTGCCGCCCCCCTCATCCTCTTCGTCGGACGGCTCGTCTACCAGAAGGGTCCCGACCTCCTTCTCGACGCCGTCCCGCTCATCCTCCGAAACCATCCCGATGCGCAGTTCATCATCGCAGGCGACGGCTCCATGCGGGTGCACTGCGAGGAGAAAGCGCGTGGCCTGCCGGTCCGGTTCACGGGCTACATCTCAGACGGCGAACACCTGAAACTTCTCAACAGCGCAGACATCGTCATTATTCCAAGCCGGAACGAGCCCTTCGGCCTGGTGCTCACCGAGGCGTGGAGCGCAAACCGCTGCGTGGTTGCCTCCGATGTCGGCGGACTCGCCGAGAACATCGAGAACTTCGTCGATGGGATCAGAGTGTCGGTGACGCCGGAGTCCTTTGCCTGGGCAGTTAACTATCTCCTCGACGATCCCACTTCCATCAAGGCGTTCGGCGCCGCCGGACGCAGGAAAGTGGAAAAGAATTTTACATGGGATAAGGTCATTACGATGATGCTTGAGGTATATGCCGCGGTTGCGGCCGTGGAGACGACCTGAACCGATACGGTTTGGCGGTGATACCCTGCACGAACGGCACACGATCATGGCAACGGAATCAGGGGGCTCCGTCCCCGATATCATCACCGATTATGATATTTACCTGTTTAAACGGGGCGAGCATACCGGACTCCATAAGAAGTTCGGCTCCCGCCCGATGCGGCACGGCGGGGAGGACGGCTCTTTCTTCGCCGTCTGGGCCCCGAACGCCGCCTCGGTCTCGGTGATCGGGGATTGGAACGGATGGGACCCGCAGGCGGACCCCCTCTCCTCCCGGCCCGACAGCTCGGGAGTCTGGGAGGGATTCGTCCCGGGCGCCGGGCAGGGGATGCGGTACAAGTACCATATCGTCTCGCGGCATCACGGTCTTACCGCCGACAAGGGCGATCCGTTTGCACGCTTCTGGGAGACCCCTCCCCCCACGGCGTCGGTCATCTGGGAGTCCGCGTTTCAGTGGAGCGACGGCGCCTGGATGGAAACCCGCCACGAGCACAACGGGCACGAAAGCCCGATCGCCATCTACGAGGTGCATGCCGGCTCCTGGCGGCGGGTGCCGGGGGACGGGGACCGGCCGCTCACGTACCGGGAGATGGCCGAAGCGCTCGCCGATTATGTGAGCGACATGGCGTTTACGCACGTCGAGTTTCTCCCCCTTATGGAGCATCCCTTCGAGGGGTCATGGGGCTACCAGACGGAAGGCTACTTCGCCCCCACCTCCCGGTTCGGCACCCCTGACGACTTCATGCACCTCATCGACCGGCTCCACCGGCACGGGATCGGGGTGATCCTCGACTGGGTGCCCTCCCATTTCCCGGCCGACGACTACGGCCTTGCCCGGTTTGACGGAACCCACCTCTTCGAGCACGCCCATCCCGCACGGGGATTGCATCCCGAATGGACGAGCTGCATCTTCAACCACGGCCGCTACGAGGTGCAGGCGTTTCTGCTTTCGAGCGCCATGTTCTGGCTCGGCCAATGCCACGCCGACGGGCTTCGCGTCGACGCCGTCTCCTCGATGCTCTACCTCGACTATGCCCGCGCCTCGGGCGAATGGGTTCCCAACCGCTACGGGGGGCGCGAGGACCTCGAAGCGATCGCCTTCCTGCGGCGGCTCAACGAAGTCGCCTACAA
The Methanoculleus sp. SDB genome window above contains:
- a CDS encoding ATP-binding protein, yielding MDEPGKAPPHGPQRVAMAVRHVILILSGKGGVGKSTVAANLAIALANRGHPTGLLDLDIHGPDIPKLLGVEEKHLLSYRKNTIEPVKVTDTLSVVSMAFLLPEKTSPVIWRGPMKMGVIRQFLEEVHWGSLDYLVVDLPPGTGDEALTIAQIAPNIAGAVVVTTPQAVAILDISKAVRFAQEIGLRVMGIIENMSGLVCPHCGKEIEVFGSGGGEQAARDLGVPFLGSIPLDPMMRKAGDVGRPFILRGPGTGPENPTWRQVDRVMENLIAAIEKAA
- a CDS encoding glycosyl transferase family 1, with the translated sequence MHPPAGTAPPKKKPRKSRRRLKVAVFCWESLYAERVGGLAPVATALAEKIAGDHEVHFFTRGPSGDQDIHGVHYHYCVPSGPNIVAYCRDMSAKLFERFRDYDSPPFDLIHFHDWHFVDTLRELKNRNTVISFHSTEYGRNGGNFGDWWEFGEISGMEWFAAHIAHQIITVSRTTRDEIVKLYHVPETRIRVIPNGIDPDRYRLPVDAGTVKREYGIDPAAPLILFVGRLVYQKGPDLLLDAVPLILRNHPDAQFIIAGDGSMRVHCEEKARGLPVRFTGYISDGEHLKLLNSADIVIIPSRNEPFGLVLTEAWSANRCVVASDVGGLAENIENFVDGIRVSVTPESFAWAVNYLLDDPTSIKAFGAAGRRKVEKNFTWDKVITMMLEVYAAVAAVETT
- a CDS encoding glycogen branching protein, with translation MATESGGSVPDIITDYDIYLFKRGEHTGLHKKFGSRPMRHGGEDGSFFAVWAPNAASVSVIGDWNGWDPQADPLSSRPDSSGVWEGFVPGAGQGMRYKYHIVSRHHGLTADKGDPFARFWETPPPTASVIWESAFQWSDGAWMETRHEHNGHESPIAIYEVHAGSWRRVPGDGDRPLTYREMAEALADYVSDMAFTHVEFLPLMEHPFEGSWGYQTEGYFAPTSRFGTPDDFMHLIDRLHRHGIGVILDWVPSHFPADDYGLARFDGTHLFEHAHPARGLHPEWTSCIFNHGRYEVQAFLLSSAMFWLGQCHADGLRVDAVSSMLYLDYARASGEWVPNRYGGREDLEAIAFLRRLNEVAYKKHPDVQIIAEESTAWPMVTRPTYTGGLGFGMKWNMGWMHDTLRYVSKDPVYRKYHHDELLFSILYAFSENFILPLSHDEVVHGKGSLIGRMPGDDWQKFAGLRLLFGYMYTHPGKKLLFMGGEFGQRAEWDHTRSLEWHVLDYAPHEGVRRWVRDLNRLCRSEPALHKRDFSPEGFAWVDHLDWEQSVISYLRKSDDSTILAACNFTPVPRHGYRIGVPAGGSWRELLCSDASCYGGSGCGNFGGCGAEPVPFHGHSCSLSLTLPPLGVVVLRPEGRWQ